From the genome of Vibrio gangliei, one region includes:
- a CDS encoding DMT family transporter: MPSSAKAVIILIFCTFFWGSTFPIGKQALNEVHALTLILWRFLIAAAFLAVYIKLIRSPKIELSNKQWAWVFAVSAVGVGGLNLGLFTGLSYTSATNGSLIMALSPIMTSIIASIAHRSLPSRTQLFSLLVSLSGVLIVITNGQLDLLINLDFNHGDKLIFTGMLAWSLYTFFSQGISKWMPVIPYTLVGMVCGAIVIGTMCALTPDVHPFAELFNSSTRNILDVVYIGLFGTVAGYLLWLNGIRLLGSATASLFFNFVPIFAMLTAFAMGHEISQLQLIGVAVVIAGLVLPRLLTMKKPKQPAQS, encoded by the coding sequence ATGCCGTCATCCGCTAAAGCTGTCATTATTCTTATTTTCTGTACTTTCTTCTGGGGAAGCACCTTTCCTATTGGTAAGCAGGCTCTCAATGAAGTCCACGCTTTAACATTAATTCTGTGGCGTTTTCTGATTGCAGCTGCGTTTTTAGCCGTGTACATCAAACTGATCCGTAGCCCCAAAATAGAGCTTTCAAACAAACAATGGGCTTGGGTATTTGCGGTCAGTGCGGTCGGTGTAGGCGGGTTAAACCTCGGCTTATTCACGGGGTTATCCTATACCAGCGCAACCAACGGATCGCTCATCATGGCACTTAGCCCGATTATGACGTCAATTATTGCCAGCATTGCGCACCGCTCGCTTCCTTCACGAACTCAGTTATTTAGCTTACTGGTCAGCCTGTCTGGCGTGCTAATTGTGATCACCAATGGTCAATTAGATTTGCTGATCAATTTAGATTTTAATCATGGAGATAAGTTGATTTTTACCGGTATGCTCGCTTGGAGTTTGTATACCTTTTTTAGTCAAGGTATCAGCAAGTGGATGCCGGTGATTCCCTATACCTTGGTGGGAATGGTCTGCGGCGCAATCGTGATTGGCACCATGTGTGCCCTCACTCCAGATGTGCACCCGTTTGCAGAACTTTTCAACAGCTCTACCAGAAACATTTTAGATGTCGTGTATATAGGTTTATTTGGTACGGTAGCAGGCTACTTATTATGGCTAAACGGAATTCGCTTATTAGGTTCGGCCACTGCGTCATTATTTTTTAATTTCGTGCCAATTTTTGCCATGTTAACTGCCTTTGCTATGGGACATGAAATATCTCAGCTGCAATTAATTGGTGTGGCTGTCGTCATTGCAGGCTTGGTTTTGCCTCGCTTATTAACGATGAAGAAACCAAAACAACCAGCGCAATCTTGA
- a CDS encoding methionine synthase, producing the protein MKTLLPTSTAGSLPKPTWLAEPETLWSPWKLQGDELINGKQDALRVSLQEQQAAGVDIVSDGEQTRQHFVTTFIEHLNGVDFQNRKTVTIRNRYEASVPSVVGPVSRQKSVFVEDAKFLRQQTDQPIKWALPGPMTMIDTLYDAHYQSREKLAWEFAKILNEEAKELEAAGVDIIQFDEPAFNVFFDDVNDWGIACLERAIEGLKCETAVHICYGYGIKANTDWKKTLGTEWRQYEEVFPKLQQSNIDIISLECHNSHVPIELLELIRGKKVMVGAIDVATDNIETPEEVADTLRKALQFVDADKLYPCTNCGMAPLSRHVAREKLQALHAGAEIIRKELANK; encoded by the coding sequence ATGAAAACATTATTACCAACATCAACCGCGGGCAGCTTACCAAAACCAACCTGGCTGGCAGAGCCTGAGACCCTATGGTCACCTTGGAAATTACAAGGGGATGAACTCATCAACGGCAAACAAGACGCTCTGCGCGTATCACTGCAAGAGCAGCAAGCAGCAGGGGTAGATATTGTCAGCGACGGCGAACAAACGCGCCAACACTTTGTCACTACGTTTATCGAACATCTAAATGGCGTGGATTTTCAAAATCGTAAAACCGTCACAATCAGAAACCGCTACGAAGCCAGTGTACCGAGTGTCGTGGGGCCGGTTTCTCGTCAAAAATCGGTTTTCGTCGAAGATGCAAAGTTCTTACGTCAACAAACTGACCAACCGATAAAATGGGCACTACCTGGCCCAATGACGATGATTGATACTCTCTATGATGCTCATTATCAAAGCCGAGAAAAACTGGCTTGGGAGTTCGCTAAAATTCTTAATGAAGAAGCCAAAGAGTTGGAAGCGGCTGGCGTAGATATTATTCAGTTTGACGAGCCAGCGTTTAACGTCTTTTTTGATGATGTCAACGACTGGGGTATTGCTTGCCTCGAGCGCGCCATCGAGGGGTTGAAGTGCGAAACTGCGGTACACATTTGTTACGGCTATGGCATTAAAGCCAACACAGATTGGAAAAAAACACTCGGCACCGAATGGCGACAATACGAAGAGGTGTTCCCGAAATTACAGCAATCGAATATCGATATCATTTCGTTAGAATGCCACAACTCTCATGTGCCGATTGAACTGCTGGAATTAATCCGTGGCAAGAAAGTGATGGTTGGCGCAATTGATGTCGCCACCGACAACATTGAAACACCAGAAGAAGTAGCCGACACACTAAGAAAAGCGCTTCAATTTGTGGATGCCGATAAACTATACCCTTGCACCAACTGCGGTATGGCCCCGCTTTCTAGACACGTCGCAAGAGAAAAATTACAAGCGTTACATGCTGGTGCGGAGATCATTCGCAAAGAGCTCGCGAACAAATAA
- a CDS encoding excalibur calcium-binding domain-containing protein, giving the protein MKTLIFIVLIALAAGQYYSNQRSSVPNVEFSELQSQPKVAKQTVKKAVNYRCDGRQHCSQMRTYEEAKFFLDNCPDTKMDGDMDGIPCERQFNR; this is encoded by the coding sequence ATGAAGACACTTATTTTTATCGTATTGATTGCTTTGGCGGCGGGGCAATATTATTCCAATCAAAGAAGTAGTGTGCCCAACGTTGAGTTTTCTGAATTACAATCTCAGCCAAAAGTCGCGAAGCAAACGGTAAAGAAAGCGGTGAACTATCGCTGTGATGGAAGGCAACATTGCTCTCAAATGAGAACGTATGAGGAAGCGAAGTTTTTCCTTGATAACTGTCCAGACACCAAAATGGACGGCGATATGGATGGAATTCCATGTGAAAGGCAATTCAATCGCTAA
- a CDS encoding YcbX family protein yields MSQSEFEHQNELERKLAKIEATLGLAPIGLENKQDAVLSQINVYPVKSITGIELSSSWVEKQGLSFDRRFMVADMNGRMVTAREHHQMVRIKSALTASGLVLTYPEAKESLHLRFDEFENQEVECQVWNDTFSAYSTHPKANDWASFVIGKPVQILFTGEQSNRQREKIQTNVSFADGYPLLLASQASLDELNARSPEGIAHSMAQFRPNIVVSNTEAFAEDGWKRIRIGEVEFEIVKPCMRCVLTTVNPKTAMRSEKNEPLNTLAKFRADETGGIFFGQNVIAKNEGLIRAGDVVEVLETKEKEFYPDTSQDVVEVEPVKKITISIDGNLFEGDNQSTLLEQAEKAGVPVANSCRSGFCGTCKMTLESGKVDQPDMPALFPGEIDEGKVLACCCVPKTDVELVS; encoded by the coding sequence ATGAGCCAGTCCGAATTCGAGCACCAAAATGAATTAGAAAGAAAACTTGCTAAAATTGAAGCCACATTAGGGCTAGCGCCCATAGGCTTAGAAAACAAGCAAGACGCGGTGCTGAGTCAAATTAATGTTTACCCAGTTAAATCCATCACTGGTATCGAACTGTCGTCATCTTGGGTTGAGAAACAAGGGCTCAGCTTCGACCGTCGTTTTATGGTTGCAGACATGAATGGTCGAATGGTGACGGCACGTGAGCATCATCAAATGGTGAGAATAAAATCGGCGCTCACCGCAAGTGGGTTGGTGCTTACTTACCCAGAAGCAAAAGAATCACTTCATTTACGGTTTGATGAGTTTGAAAATCAGGAAGTAGAATGCCAAGTATGGAATGACACTTTTAGCGCCTATTCGACTCACCCAAAGGCCAATGATTGGGCAAGTTTTGTGATTGGCAAGCCGGTGCAAATTTTGTTTACCGGTGAGCAATCGAATCGTCAGCGTGAAAAAATTCAAACCAATGTGAGTTTTGCCGACGGTTATCCGTTGTTATTGGCGAGCCAAGCATCGCTAGACGAATTGAACGCTCGAAGCCCAGAAGGTATTGCGCACAGCATGGCCCAATTTAGGCCTAATATTGTGGTATCAAACACCGAAGCGTTTGCTGAAGATGGTTGGAAACGTATTCGCATTGGTGAAGTGGAGTTTGAAATCGTTAAGCCTTGCATGCGCTGTGTGCTGACTACGGTAAACCCAAAAACCGCCATGCGCAGCGAAAAAAATGAGCCACTAAATACGCTAGCTAAATTCCGTGCCGATGAAACCGGTGGGATTTTCTTTGGTCAGAATGTCATTGCGAAAAATGAAGGGTTAATTCGCGCCGGTGATGTGGTAGAAGTGCTCGAAACCAAAGAAAAAGAATTCTACCCAGATACCAGCCAAGATGTGGTGGAAGTCGAACCGGTTAAGAAAATCACCATTAGCATTGATGGCAACCTATTTGAAGGTGACAATCAATCTACCTTGTTAGAGCAAGCTGAGAAAGCAGGCGTTCCCGTTGCCAACAGTTGTCGTTCTGGCTTTTGTGGGACCTGCAAAATGACCCTGGAGTCGGGCAAAGTGGATCAACCTGATATGCCTGCGCTGTTCCCGGGTGAAATTGATGAAGGCAAGGTACTGGCTTGTTGTTGTGTGCCGAAAACCGATGTTGAACTGGTCAGTTAA
- a CDS encoding DUF1852 domain-containing protein yields the protein MNKDFNFKISRIRFDEHYRPSDNTRITTNFANLARGESRESNLRNALKMMNNRFNALANWDNPTHDRYSVELDIVSVEIDLEGNGQTFPSIEVLQTHIVDNKTKQRIEGIVGNNFSSYVRDYDFSVLLLEHNKNQAQFSIPDNFGLLHGNIFKSFVHSETYKANFHKSPVICLSVSDNKVYKRNGNQHPILGFEYQPNESSLTEQYFKKMGLQVRYFMPPNSVAPLAFFFFGDLLNDYSNLELISTISTMETFQKIYRPEIYNANATAGVSYQPNLKNQDHSLTQIVYDREERSQLAKEQGKFTHEHFIKPYGTLLEQWSNSCTL from the coding sequence ATGAACAAAGACTTCAATTTTAAAATCAGCCGTATACGCTTTGATGAACACTATCGCCCATCAGACAACACTCGTATTACCACAAACTTTGCCAATTTGGCGCGTGGTGAAAGCCGTGAAAGTAATTTACGTAACGCACTCAAGATGATGAATAACCGCTTTAACGCGCTCGCAAACTGGGATAACCCAACTCATGATCGTTACTCTGTCGAGCTTGATATTGTGTCGGTTGAGATTGATCTGGAAGGCAATGGACAGACTTTTCCATCCATTGAAGTTTTGCAAACCCACATCGTTGATAACAAAACCAAACAACGTATAGAAGGGATTGTGGGAAATAATTTTTCATCTTATGTCAGAGACTATGATTTTAGCGTATTACTGCTCGAACATAACAAGAACCAAGCGCAATTTAGTATTCCAGATAACTTTGGCCTGCTGCATGGCAATATTTTTAAGAGCTTTGTTCATTCAGAGACATACAAAGCAAACTTTCACAAATCACCGGTGATCTGCTTAAGTGTTTCAGACAATAAAGTGTATAAACGAAATGGAAATCAGCACCCTATTCTTGGCTTTGAATATCAACCAAATGAATCGTCATTAACAGAGCAATACTTCAAGAAGATGGGCTTGCAAGTGCGCTACTTTATGCCGCCGAATAGCGTTGCTCCGTTGGCATTCTTCTTCTTTGGCGATCTGCTCAATGACTACAGCAATTTAGAGCTGATCAGCACCATTAGCACCATGGAAACGTTCCAAAAAATCTATCGCCCTGAGATTTATAACGCCAATGCAACGGCAGGTGTGAGTTATCAACCGAATCTAAAAAACCAAGATCATTCGCTGACACAAATTGTTTATGACCGTGAAGAACGTAGCCAACTTGCCAAAGAACAAGGCAAATTCACTCATGAACATTTCATCAAGCCATATGGCACGCTACTAGAGCAATGGTCAAACAGCTGCACGCTTTAA
- the pyrC gene encoding dihydroorotase codes for MTTLTITRPDDWHVHLRDGDALANTVKDISRYNGRALIMPNTVPPVTNLEQALAYRERIQAHNASDQFEPLMSLYLTDNTTPEMIREAHASGKVVACKLYPAGATTNSDSGVTDAKNVYPALEAMAEVGMLLLIHGEVTTHDVDIFDREKTFLDTVLAPIVNDFPHLKIVLEHITTREATEFVKNAGDNVAATITAHHLLFNRNHMLVGGIRPHFYCLPILKRGTHQQALIEAATSGSKKFFLGTDSAPHAQGKKETACGCAGSYTAHASIELYAEVFDKEDKLENLEAFASHNGPDFYGIPRNSDTITLEKSAWTVPATMPFGGDVVVPIRANEEIEWTVK; via the coding sequence ATGACAACTTTGACCATTACACGCCCTGATGATTGGCACGTTCATTTACGTGACGGCGATGCTCTAGCCAACACAGTAAAAGACATCAGTCGCTACAATGGTCGTGCGCTTATCATGCCAAATACGGTTCCACCTGTGACCAATTTAGAGCAAGCGCTGGCTTACCGCGAACGCATTCAAGCGCATAATGCTAGTGATCAATTTGAGCCTCTAATGTCACTGTACCTTACCGATAACACCACACCAGAAATGATCCGCGAAGCACACGCTTCAGGTAAAGTGGTGGCTTGTAAACTTTACCCTGCTGGCGCGACCACCAATTCTGATTCAGGTGTAACGGATGCTAAAAATGTTTACCCAGCTTTAGAAGCGATGGCCGAAGTAGGCATGTTGCTGTTGATTCACGGCGAAGTGACCACTCACGACGTGGATATTTTTGATCGTGAAAAGACGTTCCTAGACACGGTTTTGGCTCCTATCGTTAATGACTTCCCGCACCTTAAAATTGTGTTAGAGCACATCACTACTCGTGAAGCGACTGAATTTGTTAAAAATGCTGGCGATAACGTAGCAGCAACCATTACTGCTCACCATTTGCTATTCAACCGTAATCACATGTTGGTTGGCGGCATTCGCCCGCACTTTTATTGCCTACCAATTCTAAAGCGTGGCACCCACCAGCAAGCGTTAATTGAAGCTGCAACATCAGGCAGCAAGAAATTCTTCTTAGGTACCGATTCTGCGCCGCACGCGCAAGGTAAGAAAGAAACCGCGTGTGGTTGTGCGGGTTCTTACACCGCTCATGCTTCTATCGAGCTATATGCTGAAGTATTCGACAAAGAAGACAAGCTTGAAAACTTGGAAGCCTTTGCCAGCCACAATGGCCCAGATTTTTATGGCATTCCACGCAACAGCGATACCATCACATTAGAAAAATCAGCCTGGACTGTACCAGCAACCATGCCATTTGGCGGCGATGTGGTTGTGCCAATCCGTGCGAATGAAGAGATTGAGTGGACAGTGAAATAA
- a CDS encoding ABC transporter substrate-binding protein, producing MWKYLVIALSFFSVAAQAATTTVTDVLDRTVTFDAPAKRVIVGFYPEDYMAIGTEKAYDNVVGMSKYIWQAREANWQLYVKHRPSLDKIPGIGRVDTNTFSIEKVISLNPDVLMLADWQYKALESEIPRLESAGIKVIVVDYNAQTVERHVQSTLLIGAITGQNERAKQIAQEYQNTVESIETKLKEANLPKPKIYTEFGAAGINEIGYTFGKNMWGAIATLAGGDNISAPYVEWWGKLNPEQIIVSNPDIIVMTGYETGSNDTSMLMGVGIDESIAKQRLQGFKQRNGWSTISAVKNNQMYAAYHGACRTIFDAALIEFYAKAMYPEVFKDLTPNQNYLDFYSKYLPVVPEGTFMTRL from the coding sequence ATGTGGAAATATCTCGTTATTGCACTCAGTTTTTTCAGTGTTGCGGCACAAGCTGCAACCACCACAGTCACCGACGTTTTAGATCGCACAGTCACGTTTGATGCACCAGCAAAGCGCGTTATTGTTGGCTTCTACCCTGAAGATTACATGGCTATCGGCACGGAAAAGGCCTACGACAATGTAGTCGGTATGTCGAAATACATTTGGCAGGCTAGAGAAGCCAATTGGCAGTTATATGTTAAACACCGCCCTTCTTTAGATAAGATTCCAGGAATTGGCAGAGTTGATACCAATACCTTTTCAATTGAAAAAGTGATCAGCTTAAATCCAGATGTTTTAATGCTGGCCGACTGGCAATACAAAGCGCTAGAAAGTGAAATCCCACGCCTCGAATCAGCAGGCATTAAGGTCATAGTGGTAGATTACAACGCACAAACCGTCGAGCGTCATGTTCAAAGCACCTTACTAATAGGTGCGATTACCGGTCAAAATGAACGTGCAAAGCAAATTGCTCAGGAATATCAAAACACCGTCGAATCAATTGAAACAAAGTTAAAAGAAGCCAACTTACCTAAGCCGAAAATTTATACCGAATTTGGCGCTGCGGGCATCAATGAAATTGGCTATACATTTGGTAAAAACATGTGGGGAGCCATTGCTACCCTTGCTGGCGGCGATAACATTTCTGCACCTTATGTTGAGTGGTGGGGAAAACTGAACCCTGAACAAATCATTGTCAGTAACCCTGATATTATTGTTATGACTGGATATGAGACCGGCAGCAACGATACCTCAATGTTAATGGGCGTAGGCATTGATGAATCTATTGCCAAACAACGTTTACAAGGCTTTAAACAACGCAACGGTTGGTCGACCATTTCAGCGGTGAAAAATAACCAAATGTACGCGGCGTATCATGGCGCTTGCCGAACCATATTTGATGCTGCACTCATTGAGTTTTATGCCAAAGCTATGTATCCAGAAGTATTTAAAGATCTCACGCCAAATCAAAATTACTTAGATTTTTATAGCAAGTATTTACCTGTTGTGCCTGAAGGTACATTTATGACTAGGCTTTAA
- a CDS encoding Cof-type HAD-IIB family hydrolase has protein sequence MKPEIKFVATDMDGTLLDENGQLAPAFYPVFEKLDANRVMFAAASGRQYYSLMDTFEPIKDRMYFIAENGTLVMHQGQELYSCTIPKAEAADIVKQARLIDGAHLVLCGKKSAYIETQDPQALEEFAKYYQRCEFVEDVLTVDDDFIKIAICHFGGTEQLVYPTINQHFGQSHQVVVSAKIWLDVMNATASKGAAIKHLQNTLGFSYEQTMSFGDYFNDAEMLKESYYSYAMENAHPEVKKLARFIAPSNQDAGVLKVINELLS, from the coding sequence ATGAAACCTGAAATAAAATTTGTCGCCACCGATATGGATGGCACCTTGTTGGATGAAAATGGCCAGCTTGCCCCGGCATTTTATCCTGTATTTGAAAAGTTAGATGCTAATCGAGTGATGTTTGCTGCTGCGTCTGGCCGTCAGTATTACAGCTTGATGGATACTTTTGAGCCGATCAAAGACCGCATGTATTTTATTGCAGAAAACGGCACTCTAGTTATGCATCAAGGGCAAGAGCTATATAGCTGTACGATTCCAAAAGCGGAAGCAGCGGATATTGTAAAACAAGCTCGATTGATTGATGGGGCACATTTAGTGTTGTGTGGTAAGAAATCTGCTTACATCGAAACGCAAGATCCACAAGCGCTAGAAGAATTTGCTAAATATTATCAACGTTGTGAGTTTGTTGAAGACGTGCTGACTGTCGATGATGATTTTATCAAAATTGCAATTTGTCACTTTGGTGGTACAGAGCAATTAGTATACCCAACCATTAATCAACATTTTGGTCAGTCACACCAAGTCGTGGTGAGCGCCAAAATTTGGTTGGATGTGATGAATGCAACGGCTTCAAAAGGCGCTGCAATTAAGCATTTGCAAAACACGTTAGGCTTTAGTTATGAGCAAACCATGAGCTTTGGTGATTACTTTAATGATGCGGAAATGCTGAAAGAAAGTTATTACTCGTACGCAATGGAAAATGCTCATCCTGAAGTGAAAAAGTTGGCTCGTTTTATTGCGCCGAGCAACCAAGATGCCGGTGTGTTGAAAGTGATTAACGAATTACTGTCGTAA
- a CDS encoding DEAD/DEAH box helicase, which translates to MSFSKLGLCPEILQAIAEQGYEKPTKIQQNAIPIILSGKNLIAAAQTGTGKTASFVLPILQQLSQGQTQRKKRIRALILVPTRELAMQVHESIQSYGKHLSLKSMAMYGGVDYAPQKQALIEGMDILVATPGRLIDLYGQHAVHFEEVETLVLDEADRMLDMGFIDDINKILARLPENIQNLLFSATLSNPVRELARTAIDDAEEISITKHSASKANISQWLVTVDKDMKSSLLTHLLNENAWPQALIFIETKHGAAKFATQLEKRGITAEAIHSGRNQASRARVLEEFKQGKVKYLIATGVAARGIDIEGLPCVINYDLPYPADEYVHRIGRTGRAGAQGEAVSLLSKDDFKNLCMIESRLGHLLERRVIEGFEPRKPVPISILNYVPKHKRGNKE; encoded by the coding sequence ATGTCATTTTCTAAACTGGGTTTGTGCCCTGAGATCTTGCAAGCCATTGCTGAACAAGGTTATGAAAAACCAACCAAAATTCAGCAAAATGCCATTCCGATCATACTTTCAGGTAAAAACCTGATCGCCGCTGCTCAAACGGGTACAGGTAAAACTGCTAGCTTTGTGTTGCCAATTCTGCAGCAACTCAGCCAAGGCCAAACTCAGCGTAAGAAGCGAATTCGTGCCTTAATTCTAGTTCCAACTCGAGAACTTGCTATGCAGGTACACGAAAGTATTCAATCTTATGGCAAACATTTATCTCTTAAATCGATGGCTATGTACGGTGGGGTTGATTACGCGCCACAAAAACAAGCCTTGATTGAAGGGATGGATATTTTGGTGGCGACACCAGGACGATTGATTGACTTATACGGCCAACATGCGGTGCATTTTGAAGAAGTGGAAACGCTGGTTTTAGATGAAGCTGACCGGATGCTCGACATGGGCTTTATTGACGACATCAACAAGATCTTGGCGCGTTTGCCGGAGAATATTCAAAACCTATTGTTCTCGGCCACGCTTTCGAATCCTGTTCGTGAATTAGCGCGTACCGCGATTGATGATGCTGAAGAAATTTCTATCACCAAGCACAGTGCTTCAAAGGCCAATATCAGCCAATGGTTAGTGACGGTTGATAAAGATATGAAATCATCATTATTGACTCATTTACTGAATGAGAATGCTTGGCCGCAAGCCTTGATCTTCATTGAGACCAAACATGGCGCAGCTAAGTTCGCAACGCAACTCGAAAAACGCGGTATTACAGCCGAAGCCATTCACAGTGGCCGTAATCAAGCGTCACGTGCGCGAGTGTTGGAAGAATTTAAGCAAGGTAAAGTGAAGTATTTGATTGCTACTGGTGTTGCGGCTCGTGGCATTGATATTGAAGGCCTGCCTTGTGTGATCAACTACGATTTACCCTATCCAGCGGATGAATATGTCCATCGAATTGGCCGTACAGGCCGTGCGGGTGCACAAGGTGAAGCGGTGTCATTGCTTTCTAAAGATGATTTTAAAAATCTGTGCATGATAGAAAGCCGCCTTGGCCATCTACTTGAGCGCCGCGTCATTGAAGGGTTTGAACCAAGAAAGCCTGTGCCCATTTCAATATTGAATTATGTGCCAAAGCATAAGCGTGGGAATAAGGAATAA
- the katG gene encoding catalase/peroxidase HPI: protein MSSESKCPFHNSSNVSKSGNTAATGTRNKDWWPNQLDLSILHQQGQKSDPMDPDFDYEKEFLSLDLKAVKKDLHDLMTDSQDWWPADFGHYGPLFIRMAWHSAGTYRVQDGRGGGGTGQQRFAPLNSWPDNVNLDKARRLIWPIKQKYGKKISWADLFILTGNVALESMGFKTFGFAGGRKDVWEPEQDVYWGQETTWLEDDKRYTGERDLDDPLAAVQMGLIYVNPEGPGGKPDPVLAAHDIRDTFARMAMNDEETVALIAGGHTFGKTHGAGDAANVGADPEAADIEAQGLGWHNMFGSGKAGDAIGSGLEVTWTQTPTKWSYYFLENLFNYEWDLLKSPAGAWQWVAKTDDASVPDAFEAGKKHKPTMLTTDLSLRFDPEYEKISRRFLANPLEFQEAFARAWFKLTHRDMGPKARYLGQEVPAEDLIWQDPIPEVKHPLIDKADEAELKKQVLASGLSVSELASTAWAAASSFRGSDMRGGVNGARIRLAPQKDWEVNQPEQLAKVLAKLEEIQEAFNKAQSGGKQVSLADLIVLAGNAAVEQAAKNAGVDVDVPFHAGRADATQEQTEVESFEYLNPIADGFRNYDSGKTKAPAEFQLVDKAQLLTLTAPEMTVLVGGLRVLGTNYGQTEYGVFTDKKETLSNDFFVNLLDMATEWKAVGDDKKLYQGTDRKSGQEKWKATRADLVFGSNSQLRAVAEVYACSDAKEKFVKDFVKAWTKVMELDRFDLK from the coding sequence ATGTCTAGTGAATCTAAATGCCCTTTCCACAATAGCAGCAATGTAAGTAAGAGTGGGAATACTGCCGCAACAGGTACTCGAAACAAAGATTGGTGGCCTAACCAACTTGACCTTTCTATCCTTCATCAACAAGGCCAAAAATCTGACCCTATGGATCCAGATTTTGACTATGAAAAAGAATTCCTAAGCTTAGACCTCAAAGCAGTAAAAAAAGATCTCCACGACTTAATGACTGACTCTCAAGATTGGTGGCCTGCCGATTTCGGTCACTATGGTCCTCTATTCATTCGTATGGCTTGGCACAGTGCCGGTACTTACCGTGTGCAAGATGGTCGCGGTGGCGGCGGTACAGGCCAACAACGTTTTGCACCACTAAACAGCTGGCCAGATAACGTTAACCTAGATAAAGCTCGTCGTCTCATTTGGCCTATCAAACAAAAATACGGTAAAAAAATCTCTTGGGCTGACTTATTCATCCTAACGGGTAACGTGGCGCTTGAATCGATGGGCTTCAAAACCTTTGGCTTCGCTGGCGGTCGTAAAGACGTGTGGGAGCCAGAGCAAGATGTTTACTGGGGCCAAGAAACGACATGGCTTGAAGATGACAAACGCTACACAGGTGAACGCGACCTTGATGATCCACTAGCCGCAGTACAAATGGGCTTGATTTACGTTAACCCAGAAGGCCCAGGTGGCAAACCTGATCCAGTACTTGCCGCGCATGATATTCGCGATACCTTTGCTCGTATGGCAATGAACGATGAAGAAACCGTTGCACTTATCGCGGGGGGGCACACCTTCGGTAAAACTCACGGTGCAGGTGATGCCGCTAACGTAGGTGCCGATCCAGAAGCGGCTGACATTGAAGCTCAAGGCTTGGGCTGGCACAACATGTTCGGCTCAGGTAAAGCGGGAGATGCCATTGGTTCTGGCCTTGAAGTCACTTGGACCCAAACACCAACCAAATGGAGCTACTACTTCCTAGAAAACCTATTCAACTACGAATGGGATTTATTGAAGAGCCCAGCAGGTGCTTGGCAATGGGTTGCAAAAACCGATGATGCAAGTGTGCCAGATGCATTTGAAGCGGGTAAGAAGCATAAACCAACTATGCTTACTACTGACTTGTCGCTACGTTTCGACCCTGAGTATGAAAAAATCTCACGTCGTTTCCTAGCCAATCCACTTGAGTTCCAAGAAGCATTTGCTCGCGCATGGTTCAAATTAACTCACCGTGACATGGGGCCAAAAGCTCGTTACCTAGGTCAAGAAGTACCAGCAGAAGATTTGATTTGGCAAGATCCAATCCCAGAAGTGAAACACCCTCTGATTGATAAAGCCGATGAAGCTGAACTGAAAAAACAAGTACTTGCTTCGGGTCTATCGGTTTCAGAGCTTGCAAGCACAGCTTGGGCAGCAGCGTCTAGCTTCCGTGGCTCAGACATGCGTGGTGGCGTAAACGGTGCTCGTATCCGTCTTGCTCCACAAAAAGACTGGGAAGTGAACCAACCAGAGCAATTGGCTAAAGTGCTCGCCAAACTTGAAGAAATTCAAGAAGCGTTCAATAAAGCGCAATCGGGTGGTAAACAAGTGTCTCTTGCTGACCTTATTGTACTAGCAGGTAACGCAGCGGTTGAACAAGCAGCGAAAAATGCAGGTGTGGATGTTGACGTACCATTCCACGCAGGCCGTGCTGATGCCACTCAAGAACAAACAGAAGTGGAATCATTCGAATACTTGAACCCAATTGCAGATGGTTTCCGCAACTACGACAGTGGCAAAACCAAAGCACCTGCTGAGTTCCAGTTAGTCGATAAAGCGCAGCTTCTTACACTAACTGCGCCAGAAATGACGGTACTTGTCGGTGGTCTACGTGTACTAGGCACTAACTACGGTCAAACCGAGTACGGCGTGTTTACTGATAAGAAAGAAACATTAAGCAATGACTTCTTCGTGAACTTGCTTGATATGGCCACAGAGTGGAAAGCGGTTGGTGATGATAAGAAACTGTACCAAGGTACGGATCGTAAGTCTGGCCAAGAGAAATGGAAAGCCACTCGCGCTGACCTAGTCTTCGGCTCAAACTCTCAACTACGCGCCGTCGCAGAAGTTTACGCTTGCTCTGATGCCAAAGAGAAGTTTGTCAAAGACTTCGTTAAGGCTTGGACCAAAGTCATGGAATTGGATCGCTTTGACCTGAAATAA